A window of Peromyscus eremicus chromosome 23, PerEre_H2_v1, whole genome shotgun sequence genomic DNA:
ttacaagtgcatgccaccacaaCACCAGTTGTTTTTACATGGGTTATGAGCATGCACTTTACCAACAGAGTCATTTCCAGtcttgtgtttcctacacaattATTCCTATTTAATGCCTCTCTGCCCGCAAGCCTTTCCTGATGGGATCTCAGAATGGGATGCTATCCTATCTGAACCTCCTATCCTGCCATTCAGCAATGTTCTAAGCTCTAATGCCCAGGTGACCAGGGAGAGGAGATGGACCCCAAGAATGCCTCAAGTCAGAGCCTTAAAACCTCACCCCACTCTGTAGGGTGTTCCCTCCCTCTGGGATTTACCTGAGCGTCAGAGGTGAGCCGTCCACCCAGTGCCATGTGGATTCCTTATGCATGTCGATGAGCCCCATCCAAGTGTAGCCTCTCTTCTTAGAAGTCTGttgtagaaagttctagaaaggcAGAAGAAGAAGAGTCAGTGAGGAGCtctgcctccctcttctttctaacCTGTGTTTCCCCACACTCCTGGTGGGGAGTTCTGCCTGCAGTCCGAGGTTCAGCTTTATACCTTAGGAGGCTGAGCACCGTGAGCTCTGAATCTCCCCACACCTGTGTGCTGTGGGCAGATGTGTTTTCACTCGTACACAGAATGTGCACACCTAGCAATGTTGTACACTTGTCCATCTGAAAGTTATGCACACGGGTCCACACGAATTTACTCATGACTGGGTTTAATTGGCTGCACCAGATCAAACAAGCTCATGATTAACTGAATGTGTTAGCGACCTGTGCTCAGCTCTGATCTGAGCTGTGTCTCATTGATGCTCAGACCAGCAAGGCTGGTGATATTTATACTAGGAGAATTAGCAAAAGACACATACCAGGATTTTTTTGAATCCAACAGAGGAAGTTGTTGAGTGCTGGCCACACATTTTAGGTGTTCCCCTAAAGCATCAATCACATTAAAAACTATAGTAGTGAGGTTGAGAATATGGCTCAGTCAGTTAAGTGtgtgccacacaagtgtgaggacttgagcTTGGCCCCTAGCAAGCATGTGGAAAGCCAGCTGTGACTGcccacatttgtaatcccagcattgaggaggcagaggcaggaggatcctgggacttgttggccagccagctcATCctaaacagtgagttccaggtcaatgagagaccctgccttaaaaaaggTGGACAGCACCTGGGGGATGACACTcaaggctggcctctggcctccacatgcgcacacatgcgtgagtgtgtgtacatcagAGGACAACGTCAGGTTGATCCTTGTGTGAGACAGGAGCTCTTGTTTACTACTGTGTATGCCAGGAGAGCTGCCTACCAGCTTCCATGGAGCCTCTTAACCGCCCCCTCCATTTTACCGcaggaacactgggattacagatgtgtattcTCAAGCTGGGTTTTGTGTGGGTTTGAGGGGtgccaactcaggtcctcatgtgtgcCTGGCAAGTGCGtttcccactgagccttctctccagccctagagtgTCTTTTTGCAGCTGCCCTGGCCTTATTCATGATCTTCTTATCCTCCCTCTCCAGGCAAGTAGCCTCTAGTCTAGAACACTGTATCCAGCCAGATACCTCTTCCCCTTAGCCAGTGGCCAGATGCACCCACAGATGAGGACCCGGGGCCCGCCAGGCATACCTGCTCTTCATCACTCTTGATGACTACAAGTTGAGCCCCCACATTCTGGCAGGCAGTGGCAGAATCATTCCAGGTCTTCTGGGCCACAGAGAAAAAGTAGCAGCTTTCTTGGAAGGGTGTCCAGTCCCAGGGACAGGGGCGGCACAGGCGATCTGTTGGGGGAGGCAGGTCAGGATGGATGCATGTTCCTGTGACTGTCCAACCTTCAAGCTCTCCAGAGTCAGGCTCCCTGTTTTGACACAGCACCATGGGGAACCATTCCCTACCCTACTTCTTGAGTCCCTTCTATACCCAGGAGAACCTAGGAGTCCTAGCCTGGTCTTTTCCAGACTGGAAGAAGTTGCAGCTTAGAGCTCAGAATGGAGGCCAGGAGACAGGTTTAACTAAGTATCTACTATGTGCATACCTCTGTGAACATTGAGTGCCTAATGTGTATACAACCTCTGTGACATTGTGTGTCTAATGTGTGAACATTGTGTGCTTACATTGAGTGCTTACTGTGTCCATACTCTTGTGAACATTGAGTGGCTAATCTGTCCAGGCTCCTGTAAATCTTGAGTGCCTATTTTGTCCACAATCCCTGTGAACACTGACTGCCTATTATGTGCATGGACTCAAGTCAAGACTAATGAGATGCTTTCCTTAGTATTACCCTGCATGCCAATTCTAcaagtgaggaaactgaggctcagaaaaaaagcagttATTTAAGCAAAGTGATTCTGGAAACCTCAGGCTGTGAGACCCCTCATTTCCAGTCACTCACCTACCCCAGCCTTCAGCTGGGTCAGTTCCTGGTAGACTTTCTCTTGGCTGGATTGCTCCTGTCCCTGAGAACTGGGGATCTCGAACACTGTGACAAGAGAAAGGGTCAGTGTAATTATTAAATGCTTACTGTATTTTTTGGCCTATACTGGACCCCTAGGACCAAGACATCCTTTTTCCTCTCCCcaatttcctccttcctccttcctccctccctcccctctcctccctcccctccctcccctgcctctccctccctccttccctccctccctccctcccttccttctttccttcctttattttctagacagagtctcatatagtTCAGGCTGCATCAAAAttttatgtagctgaggttgaccttgaacttccaattctcctgcctcagcctcctgagtattggggtTCTAGGAATGCACTGCCACACCTACTTTTATGCAGTGCTAGGATGGAACACAGGATTTTGAGTTTGCTAGGCTAGCGTTCTATGGCTCCAGTGATATCTCCAGTCCAGGGACCACCATTTCCAAGGCCCAAGGTCTTACTTAGTCCTGTTTGATGATGAAGAGATCTAACACCCAAGGGAGGTTGGGTTTCTAAGGCAAGTGCAGCCAGTGTCTCCCCAGTCTACTCAGAGGACCGTGAGGACACAGTCTCAGTCAGCTGCTCCACCCTCCTAGATCCCTTTGGCTGAAGAGCCAGACCTGCAGACCCCAAACCTCAGTCCTGCCTGACCTTTGACGAGGATGACCAGGAGCAGCACAGAGAAGACAACCAGGAAGAAAACTTGCAGTGCCAAGGGGACTTGGCTGAGGCCCAGGTGCCCTGTGGGGGGCAAGGGTGGAGTTTCAGCATTTTGGCGTCCCTGACTCAATGTGGCCCCAGACACCCGCCTCATTCCCAAGGTACGGGGTTCCAGATCCTAGCCTCTAAGTTTCCGGGAGCCCAGGGCCCAGATGCAGGATCTGAGCCTCCAACTCTCTGGACCTCAGTGGCCAGAGTCCcaacctccacctccccaggaacCCAAGTTTCTGCCGGGAGCTGTCCACTCCACAGTCCCCCATCCTATCTTACCAGTGAAACTACTGAATCCAGAATTTGGTTGGAAGCCAAAGCCTTTAATGGAGTACCTAGTAGGGCTGGTTATCAGCTGGTCCTCATTTGAGTGGACAGAGCATCGGTCACACACTGCCCCTCTGCTGCCCCTTCCCCAGGCTCCCGGAGTACCAGCCCAGTCTCACCCAGAGGGCCGAGCTGCCTCTTCCCCATTTCCTTGGAGTCACTCATGGTTCACAGCCACTTCTCAGTGCAGAAGCTGGCGGGGACAGCAGCTTTTATTCACCACCTCCCTGAATGTAGTCTTACTTAGGAAGAGAAACTGGGAAGTGGGTACTGGCGCCGGAAGAGCCAGAGGGAGGGGGCTGAGCATCTGACACACCAGGCAGGAGATGCATGTTCCAGGAATTTCAGAGGGGGTGAGAGGGTCTGGGCTTCACAGTGGGGAGAGCCGATTCAGTCCCAGTATGGACAATTCAGAAACGTCTTCCATAAAAACCAGTGACTTGTAAAATAAAGTGACACTACTGTGTCTTTTTCATGGATGATGCGGTGTGGGCTAGTAACACCATGTCTTCCCAGAAACACCACCCCACGGATGCCAGGCGTTGGTTTACTGATGGCCTCACTCACatgatctccccccccccccccgtttttgagacagggttttatgtagtccaagctggcctcaaactccatgtGCAGCAGGGGATGACTTGAACTGCCTCATCCCTtcaccccctgagtgctgggactgactgagccacatcccctgCCCCATCGTCGATTCCTGTGCAGTCACTAAACTGTACAAATTACTTGGATTTCATTATGCTTTATTTAATGCCCTTTAAAATACTTTGACCATTTCTTAATTGTACAAATACACTGCGATCGTACTCTCCTCTGATTTGTCCTTTTCTTATATCCCTCCCATGTTGTTGACCTGTCCTTCTTCCCAGCCGGTCTCCCTTCTACTTTTATGTCTTCTCTTGGGTGTGCTAGTATGTAGGTGATCAGTTGCTGTGAGTTCGTGATTGCAATGGCTGGGTCAGGTCCAGAAGACAGAGTGttgcagcacccccccccccgcgaCTCCCCCCCCCTCCGTCCCTCCAGTTCCATCCTTTGACTCTTGTATTCTTTGCACCCTGGGCCTCAGAGTGGAATTTCTGGCCCTACAATCTTCTATTTGTGCATGTTCTTGAATTCTACCGAGCCCCTCACTGGCAGGTGGTAAGGGGTTTGAGACACTTTGATAACTTGGAAGCTTAGCTGGTGGGGTCTTGTCCTGAGGGCGCCCTTCTGGTCAGGCCTCGCCTTAATCTCTAACGGTTGTAATCTCTCTTCAGGTCAAGCCTTGGCTGTAACGTTAAGCTTGCCAGTGTCCTTTTCCTCTCGGAACTGCGTGCATTGCCctgtttgttctttttcattgCAGGTCTGTgtaagagtgattactaataaccacatgtCAGAGTCGCTATTgagctgttttgaaatctcctaAACAAAAGACGTTGGTCCATTACTTTAAATCTAGCATCAGGCAAGTTGtgaggacaagggcagaaagcagccccTTTGCTAATATTGCTCCCCTTGGAAACCTTGATACGGGCCTCCACAGTGCACACAGTCCTCTGTACTACCGTCTTCCAACTAGGCTGGCCTATTGTACCCCACTTACAGAGTTCAtccacttttctagtccaaagtcttTCACATTTCTCTAAAACACAGCATGGTCAGGTCTGTTACAGCAATATCACACTCCTGGTATCAACAACTGTAttacttctgttgctgtgataaaacaccacaaccaaggcaacttagagaaggaggAGTTTATTCGGGCcgatggttccagagggttagagttcatgatggTGGTGTAAAGGTAAGGCTGTGGGAGCAGGAAACTGAGGGTTCACATCTTAAACTCAggcaaaaagcagagagagtaaatTAGAAATAACACAGGTCTTTTAACTTTCAAAGCCTTctttttggtgatattttatttgtattaaaatgttatttgtatgttaataaataaagttgcccgggggtcagagctattagcaagccataggaaagcagggcagtggtggtgtatgcttgtaatcccagcacttggtaggcagagctaggtaagtctctgtgtgttcagggatacagccagtattggatacacatgcctttaatctcaataccaatcatggaaaacctggaggtctatacagacagtccttgacgaggcggtcatgtggttgggtttgcaagactttaacacaggggtagctctggtttttagaggtaggaccaccgcaggaggaagggtaaggttttagctcttagctctgacctcttggctttcttctttgcattggttctgtgtttcttatttaataagaaggttggttacatctacacttcttCTAGTGATATCtttcctttaacaaggccacacctcttaaatCTACCCAAACAGCACTGCCAACTAGGAACCAAGTATTCGAACATCTTGAGTCTATGtggaacattctcattcaaaccaccacactggtgctggttaattttttgtCCACTTGACATGGACTAGAATCACCTAAGAAGAAGGGACTCAGCTGAAGAATTGttttcatcagattggcctgtgggcatgtctgtctgggattttcttgaataatgattgatgtgggaggacccaggcaGCCATGAGTGGTACCACCCTGTGTAGATGGGCCTGGAATATAAGAAactaagctgagcaagccatgagagtgagccagtaagcagtgctcctccatgcTCTGctcctctttgagttcctgtcttgatttcccACAAGATTGAAGGGAGAAAGATTGACTGTAACTTGTAAACcaagtaaatcctttcctctccaggttgctttttggtcatggcgtttaccacagcaacagaaaatactCAATACAAGACCCATTCTTGTTGCTTCCTCTGATTTAGGGTAAATGCACTAAGGTGACCTGTCCTTGACGAGGTGGAGTTAGGTGACTTCACAGATGTGCAATCTGTCATGCTCTGTGCACATCAggatcaaatatattttaaaatgtttttacttatcctttgagaatttcatggaTTATACAGTGTATTTGGATCATATCCACCCCTTCACTTCCTTGCCTCTACCTCATCCCAGACACCCtgcacatgcttttttttttcatttttctttattaagaaattttctactcactctgcataccatccacagatttcacctcctccctcctcccaagccaccccacatccccatatcccccaaatcaaggtctcccatggggagtcagcagagcccagcacactgagcctgggcagttccaagccccttcccactgcaccaaggctgtgcaaggcatcacaccacaggcaccggattcccaaaagcctgcccatgcaccagcgatggatcccgatccccctgcctgggtgccccccaaacagatcGAGCcgaacaaccatcttctgtatccagagggcctagtccagtcccatgggggctccacagccatttaGTCTACAATTCATggacttccactagtgtggctggtcatctctgcattttctcccatcatgatctctacgtcccttgcctgcagaatccctcctctctctcatcgattggattcccggagctcagcctggtgcagATGGACCTGGTTATGATGacggttagggtattcactagactgatcaccagagtagaccagtccagacaccctctggaccactgccagcagtccaaggtggggtcatccttgtggattcctgagagccttcccagcaccctgcctcttcttattcccatgatgtcctcatctatcatggtatctccctcactgccctcccactctgtccctgttccagcttgaccctcccatttccctatgttctcacccccactccttgccctctgccacccccccacacccagtcacgctcatgtagatctcatccacttctccttggctgggtcatccatgtgtccctcctagggtctttccctgttagctagcctctctggagctgctgCACATGCTTCTTTACAAACctcatgtacttttttttttaatagcctgTGGAATCCAGTTTGTGCTGCTAATATGTGAATGTGGTTGGGACCATCCAGTGGAGCATGAACAACCTATCAAGGGGCATAATCACAAAGAAAATGCTCTCCCTCCCTCAATAAATATCAGCTGTGAATGTGGTTGGGACCATCCAGTGGAGCGTGAACAACCTATCAAGGGGCATGATCACAAAGAAAATGCTCTCCCTCCCTCAATAAATATCAGCTGTGAATGTGGTTGGGACCATCCAGTGGAGCGTGAACAACCTATCAAGGGGCATAATCACAAAGAAAATGCTCTCCCTCCCTCAATAAACATCAGGCCCATAGTGCTTTAGACTGGGGTAGGACCTTGGGCATGTCTCTCCCGTACTTACTGTAGTGTTTACTGGTTTGATTTTCTTcagacaaccacagctgctgtgtgttcatTAGTGCCTTAGATTGGTCACGCTGGAAGACACTATTTTGCAGCAGTCCCCTtccacctctggcttttacactgtTTCTACCACCTTTTCTATGATGTTCCAAGAGCCCTCGGGGGATGTGGTGGTTTATTTATGGACCATTTATGGCTGAGCTCTTCACCATCACTTCTTCACTGCAGTTTGACCAGTTATAAATGTCTGTATCAACCATCAGCCCTTTCACAAAAcaggcttctttgatgatggctgaaaaGCTGCACTAATTTATGGGAATAAagtaagtatttagaaggcagtttgatactgtATTATAATTAAAGtacaaattaaaatacaaaataatagacATAGTTCTCCCCTAGGATCTTTGACCTCACCAGCTGGAGGTGTTGCCCAGGTTTGCAGTATTAGGTATTAGTTCCATTCTGTGGAGTGGCCTTAAATACAATCAGAAAGGTTGGTTACCCCTATAATATTCACACCATTATTGCACCAATGGCCATATCTGTTTTTATGACAAAAACATGATCATGAAAAATCTATTGCTGTACTGCATTAATTTAATGTAGAAAATCCTTGTTAGGATCCAGGTATTGGTGATACATGATTGTAACCACAGGTCTTAGGAGGAGGGCCATACATTCAAGgtcatgagttccaggcaagaCTGACCATCTTATAATGTAAAATACATCCAGTCCAGCTTTAAAAGTCCCCAAAGTCTTTAACAGTTGCAACATTTTAAAAGCCCAAAGTCTCTTCACTATGAGCTtctataagattaaaaaaaaatccaagatatATACATTTTACAAGAGTAAACATTTTCattccaaaagaaaagaactggggCATTGCAAGAAGCAATCAGACCAAGGCAAGATCAAAATCCAGCAGGGAAAACTCTAAATTCTGTAGGTCCATGTGCGATATCTGGAGCTTATGATGAGGCTGGCCGGGCTCCAAAATGTTTAGGCAGCCTTATCCCTCCAACTCTGCTGCCTGCAACACAGATTCTCTCTTAGGCTGGCTCTACTCCATGCCTTCAAGTTCCTTGGCAGATAACCCACAGTCTTGACATTTCcaatatcttggggtctccatGGCAACTTAGACTCCATCATCACAGCCTCACACAATGGCATCTCAGGGCTTCTTGGCAGAGACTCTGTCCTGCCACTCAGTGCTAGCCTTCCTCAGATGTTCTCCATGACAACCCCCCTCCCCAAGTCTTTCATCTTTCTTGTTTCCAAAACCAGCACCATGTGAATGATGCTCACGATATTTGCTAGCTCAAGACAGCCCAGACCCTTTGACCACTGCTTTATCAGCTTGTGTGAATTGATTAGGAGGAAACAAACACATTCCTGTTGTCTCAGTTCAGGATGTCAGAGTTCTCTTTAATTGTGTTAATCTCTTCACTAGTTAAAGCTGTTTTGTTGTCTGCACTCTTCCTTGTCCAAAACTTTTTCATACATCTTTCTTCCTTAAAATAAATTAGTTTATTATCTTTAAATTCAACTTCACTCAAGTTTTCAGGGCATGAGTAGAATAAAGCCACATTTGTGACCAAAGTGTCGAATGGATGATTCCTAACCTGATTTCTGATGGAGTCTTTGCTCATCCCCCTCTGAAAGCACAGAGTCAGACCTCCACTGTCCATACCTCTCTAAGCACCCCTGTCTTTTAATCTCCTGGAATGGCTTGGTCTAAAGCTCCAAAATATTCCATATTCCTTTTCAAAGTAGTTCTAAAGGCTAAAGAACCCTATGGTCAGTTTTCTCACAGTAACAGCCCCCCTTTCTTGgtatcaatttttttcttagtttcttttcctgtgaaggtttgaataggaatggcccccataggctcatatatttgaatgcttagtcattagggagtggcactatttaaaaagaattaagaaacatggccttgttggaggaagtgtgtcattggggttgggctttgaaattttaaaagccCAAGCCAAGTCCAGAGTCTCTTTCTTAGCCTATGGATGAGGATGTAGCCTTTAGGTATATCTACAGCAccatgctcccccaccccccatgacgataatggactagatctctgaaactgtaaacaagcccccattaaatgctttcttttataagaggtgccttggtcatggtgtgtggtgatattttatttgtgctgaaatgtggtgatattttatttgtatgtgaataaataaagtttgcctggagatcagaggtcacagccagccataaacagaagtcaggtggtggtagcacacactcttaatccaatcacatggtaggcagagtctctgtgtattcaaggacacagccaagcatggtgacacatatcttttttttttttttttttttttgagacagggtttctctgtgtagctttgcgccttttcctggatctcactctgtagaccaggctggcctcgaattcacaaagatccacctgcctctgcctcccgagtgctgggattaaaggcgtgc
This region includes:
- the LOC131898227 gene encoding CD209 antigen-like protein A, yielding MSDSKEMGKRQLGPLGHLGLSQVPLALQVFFLVVFSVLLLVILVKVFEIPSSQGQEQSSQEKVYQELTQLKAGVDRLCRPCPWDWTPFQESCYFFSVAQKTWNDSATACQNVGAQLVVIKSDEEQNFLQQTSKKRGYTWMGLIDMHKESTWHWVDGSPLTLSFMKYWNEGEPNNIGEEDCAEFRGDGWNDTKCDNKKFWICKKPKTSCPSK